In a genomic window of Akkermansia massiliensis:
- a CDS encoding DUF3737 family protein: MTKKMIKNTSYEGERPLFASHHLRLEDVTIYPGESALKECSDIEAVRCEFRGKYPFWHNDGLLIENCLFREGARAAIWYSRNLRMKDTRVEAPKMFRDMDGMVLENVVLTDALECCWHCRNAELRNVQADKGDYLFMHGENMDIDGFRLNGNYSFQYCRNVVIRNAEIHSKDAFWNTEDVTVYDSVVDGEYLGWHSRNLRLVNCRISGTQALCYAENLVLENCTFGEDADLCFEYSSVQAEIKGRVHSVKNPRSGRIVAEEYGEVILDEHCKAPANCSIETGKTQSGEAA, from the coding sequence ATGACCAAAAAAATGATTAAGAATACTTCCTACGAGGGGGAGCGCCCCTTGTTTGCCTCCCATCATCTGAGGCTGGAAGACGTCACGATTTATCCGGGAGAGTCCGCCCTGAAGGAATGCTCCGACATTGAAGCCGTACGGTGCGAGTTCCGGGGAAAGTACCCTTTCTGGCACAACGACGGCTTGCTGATTGAGAATTGCCTGTTCAGGGAAGGCGCCCGAGCCGCCATCTGGTATTCCCGGAACCTGCGCATGAAGGATACGCGGGTGGAAGCCCCCAAGATGTTCCGGGACATGGACGGGATGGTTCTGGAGAACGTGGTCCTGACGGACGCCCTGGAATGCTGCTGGCACTGCCGGAACGCGGAGCTGCGCAACGTGCAGGCGGACAAGGGCGATTACCTGTTCATGCACGGGGAGAATATGGACATTGACGGTTTCCGGCTGAACGGGAACTACTCCTTCCAGTATTGCAGGAATGTGGTGATCCGGAATGCGGAGATTCATTCCAAGGACGCCTTCTGGAATACGGAGGACGTGACGGTGTACGATTCCGTGGTGGACGGGGAATACCTGGGCTGGCATTCCAGAAACCTCCGCCTGGTGAATTGCCGTATTTCCGGCACGCAGGCGTTGTGCTACGCGGAGAACCTGGTGCTGGAAAACTGCACGTTCGGGGAGGATGCGGACCTTTGTTTTGAATATTCCTCCGTGCAGGCGGAAATCAAGGGGCGAGTGCACAGCGTCAAGAACCCGCGCAGCGGACGCATCGTGGCGGAAGAGTACGGGGAGGTTATTCTGGACGAGCACTGCAAGGCTCCGGCCAACTGCTCCATTGAAACAGGAAAAACGCAGTCGGGAGAAGCAGCATGA
- a CDS encoding DUF418 domain-containing protein → MRALRCPVMGKEGRMPPVDRMGPVSTRERSVILDALRGLALFGICLANFPEFSLYTFQSPEVVSAMPTAGIDRVVRFLQYVFIDGKFYSLFSLLFGIGFSIMMSHSMEKGRDGIAVFYRRMGLLALIGLLHLMLLWSGDILLLYALAGLLLPLFRNVPDRKLLAIAAALVFCPVLMDALKVFSGYRFDLAAPVGGAVRYFNGLSGITDANFGRWLVDGEHYSDVLKFTLSGAFIRVQELLESNRVFKVLGLFLLGLYVGRNGIYANLERRRTLLKRVCRCGFLAGLPLSFLYAAHALHLLGGGPVAGAFLYAVSVIPLSLAYVSVFCLWFLRRKDAPLFRALAAPGRMALTNYIGQSVLGIVLFYGIGFRLGARLGLAQVELVAASVFLFQALFSRVWLKFCLFGPLEWGWRMLTYGKRLRLFRKTPVFPGRKAAPFNK, encoded by the coding sequence ATGCGTGCGCTGCGGTGCCCGGTGATGGGAAAGGAGGGGCGGATGCCTCCCGTTGACAGGATGGGGCCCGTCAGCACGCGGGAGCGTTCCGTGATTCTAGACGCCTTGAGGGGACTGGCGCTTTTCGGCATCTGCCTGGCGAATTTTCCGGAGTTTTCCCTGTACACGTTCCAGAGTCCGGAGGTTGTTTCCGCCATGCCCACCGCCGGAATCGACCGGGTGGTCCGCTTCCTCCAGTACGTGTTTATTGACGGCAAGTTTTACAGCCTGTTTTCCCTGTTGTTCGGCATCGGCTTTTCCATCATGATGTCCCATTCCATGGAGAAGGGGCGCGACGGCATCGCCGTTTTTTACCGCAGGATGGGCCTTCTGGCCCTGATCGGGCTGCTGCACCTGATGCTCCTGTGGAGCGGGGACATCCTGCTTCTGTATGCGCTGGCCGGCCTGCTGCTGCCGCTGTTCCGGAATGTGCCGGACAGAAAGCTGCTGGCGATTGCCGCCGCGCTTGTTTTCTGCCCCGTTCTCATGGATGCCCTGAAGGTTTTTTCAGGCTACCGGTTTGACCTCGCCGCCCCGGTGGGGGGCGCAGTACGGTATTTCAACGGTCTCAGCGGGATTACGGACGCGAATTTCGGCAGATGGCTGGTGGACGGGGAACATTATTCCGACGTTCTGAAGTTCACCCTGTCCGGGGCGTTCATCCGCGTCCAGGAGCTGCTGGAGAGCAACCGCGTCTTCAAGGTGCTGGGCTTGTTCCTGCTGGGGCTGTATGTGGGAAGGAACGGAATTTATGCGAATCTGGAGAGGCGGCGGACGCTGTTGAAGAGGGTATGCCGCTGCGGTTTTCTGGCGGGGCTGCCCCTTTCCTTCCTGTACGCCGCCCATGCGCTTCACCTGCTGGGCGGCGGGCCCGTGGCCGGGGCCTTCCTGTATGCCGTCAGCGTTATTCCCCTCAGCCTGGCGTATGTGTCCGTTTTCTGCCTGTGGTTCCTTCGCCGGAAGGACGCTCCCTTGTTCCGGGCGCTGGCGGCTCCCGGGCGGATGGCGCTGACCAATTACATCGGGCAGTCCGTGCTGGGCATCGTCCTGTTTTACGGAATAGGCTTCCGCCTGGGGGCCCGGCTGGGGCTGGCGCAGGTGGAACTGGTAGCTGCCTCCGTCTTCCTGTTCCAGGCGCTGTTCAGCCGCGTCTGGCTGAAGTTCTGCCTGTTCGGCCCCCTGGAATGGGGCTGGCGCATGCTGACGTACGGGAAAAGGCTCCGGTTGTTCCGGAAGACTCCGGTTTTCCCCGGAAGGAAGGCGGCTCCTTTTAACAAGTAA
- a CDS encoding MalY/PatB family protein, which yields MKYDFDTVVPRRGTNSYKWDSMPRADILPMWVADMDFRTAPAVTEAIRKRAEHGIFGYTRVPDSYYEAVTNWFERRHGWKISPEWIIYTTGVVPALSAIIRALTAPGDKVLVQTPVYNCFFSSIRNNGCVAETSPLKYENGKYALDAEDLERKASDPAVKLLLLCNPHNPAGRVWTRPELEKIADICCRNGVLVVADEIHCELTYPGHPYTPFASLSEEALRHSVTCISPSKAFNLAGIQIANIVAADEEVRRKIDKAININEVCDVNSFAVDALEAAYNGGEDWLEELKLYLYGNYETVRDMLGERLPQLRVLPLEGTYLVWIDCSALGLSSAEIVRLLEEEGRVLVNGGEMYGESEGCFIRLNIACPRKLLLEGVERICRTLGGRVSGT from the coding sequence ATGAAGTACGATTTTGACACCGTTGTGCCGCGCCGGGGAACGAATTCCTACAAGTGGGATTCCATGCCCCGGGCGGACATTCTGCCCATGTGGGTGGCGGACATGGATTTCCGCACGGCTCCGGCGGTGACGGAGGCCATCCGGAAGAGGGCGGAACACGGCATTTTCGGCTACACGCGGGTTCCGGATTCCTATTATGAGGCGGTCACGAACTGGTTTGAACGCCGCCACGGCTGGAAGATCAGTCCGGAGTGGATTATTTACACCACGGGGGTGGTGCCCGCGCTGTCCGCCATCATCCGGGCCCTGACGGCTCCGGGGGACAAGGTGCTGGTGCAGACGCCCGTGTACAATTGCTTTTTTTCCTCCATCCGCAATAACGGGTGCGTGGCGGAAACCAGCCCGCTGAAGTACGAGAACGGGAAGTACGCGCTTGACGCGGAGGACCTGGAGCGGAAGGCGTCCGATCCCGCCGTCAAGCTCCTGCTCCTGTGCAATCCCCACAATCCCGCCGGGCGCGTCTGGACGAGGCCGGAGCTGGAGAAGATCGCGGATATCTGCTGCAGAAACGGCGTGCTGGTGGTGGCTGACGAGATTCATTGCGAACTGACGTATCCCGGCCATCCCTACACGCCGTTCGCCTCCCTTTCGGAGGAGGCCCTGCGCCATTCCGTCACCTGCATTTCCCCCAGCAAGGCCTTTAATCTGGCGGGCATTCAGATCGCCAATATCGTCGCGGCGGATGAGGAGGTCCGGAGGAAGATTGACAAGGCCATCAACATCAACGAGGTGTGCGATGTCAATTCCTTCGCCGTGGATGCTCTGGAAGCGGCCTACAACGGCGGAGAGGACTGGCTGGAGGAGCTGAAGCTTTACCTTTACGGGAATTACGAGACGGTCCGGGACATGCTGGGCGAACGCCTGCCGCAGCTCCGCGTGCTGCCGCTGGAGGGAACGTACCTGGTCTGGATAGATTGCTCCGCGCTGGGGCTTTCCTCCGCGGAAATTGTCCGTTTGCTGGAGGAAGAGGGACGGGTGCTCGTCAACGGCGGGGAAATGTACGGGGAATCGGAGGGCTGTTTCATCCGCCTGAACATCGCCTGTCCCCGGAAACTGCTGCTTGAGGGGGTGGAAAGAATCTGCCGTACGCTGGGCGGCCGCGTTTCCGGAACATGA
- a CDS encoding cyclophilin-like fold protein, whose product MNITIKAGEKEIAATLQDNAAARDFVARLPLTLTLEDYGDTEKISPLPGKLSTAGSPAMGKPFRGAIAYYAPWGNLCIFRKAFEPSRGLVILGSVDGEGMKALDVSGKIRVTIDVKR is encoded by the coding sequence ATGAATATTACGATTAAAGCAGGAGAAAAGGAAATTGCCGCCACTCTTCAGGACAATGCCGCCGCCAGGGATTTCGTGGCCCGGCTTCCCCTGACGCTGACGCTGGAGGATTACGGCGATACCGAGAAGATCAGCCCTCTGCCCGGCAAGTTGTCCACCGCCGGGTCTCCGGCCATGGGGAAACCCTTCCGGGGGGCCATCGCCTATTACGCCCCGTGGGGCAATTTGTGCATTTTCAGGAAGGCCTTCGAGCCGTCCCGCGGCCTGGTGATTCTGGGGAGCGTGGACGGGGAAGGGATGAAGGCGCTGGATGTTTCCGGAAAGATCCGCGTGACCATTGACGTGAAACGCTGA
- a CDS encoding alpha/beta hydrolase — translation MTGYSFKRFCAAFSACICCAGSLSAENNNANTDRIMNEQLNLTQEWDKVFPKSDKVDHRKVSFRNRYGITLAADLYIPRKAGGKLPAIAVSGPFGAVKEQSSGLYAQTMAERGFLTIAFDPSYTGESGGEPRYVASPDINTEDFSAAVDYLSTRDDVDPERIGIIGICGWGGMAVNAAAIDTRIKATVASTMYDMSRVNANGYFDAMDADARYELRKQLNAQRTADAKNGSYALAGGVPDPLPDDAPGFVKDYYNYYKTPRGYHKRSLNSNGGWNTTSALSFINMPLLAYSGEIRSAVLMIHGEKAHSRYFSEDAFKKLKGDNKELMIIPGASHVDLYDNQAGVIPFGKIEQFFQEHLK, via the coding sequence ATGACAGGGTATTCATTTAAAAGGTTTTGCGCGGCTTTCTCCGCCTGCATTTGCTGTGCAGGGAGCTTATCCGCTGAAAATAATAACGCCAACACGGACAGGATCATGAACGAACAACTGAATTTAACGCAGGAATGGGACAAGGTGTTTCCGAAGAGCGACAAGGTAGACCACCGCAAGGTAAGCTTCCGCAACCGCTACGGCATTACGCTGGCCGCGGATTTGTATATCCCCCGGAAGGCTGGCGGAAAGTTGCCGGCTATCGCCGTTTCCGGCCCCTTCGGAGCCGTGAAGGAACAATCTTCCGGGCTCTATGCCCAGACGATGGCCGAGCGCGGTTTTCTAACGATCGCGTTTGATCCCTCGTATACGGGAGAAAGCGGCGGGGAACCCCGTTATGTCGCTTCCCCGGATATCAATACGGAGGATTTCTCCGCAGCCGTCGACTACCTCTCCACACGCGACGACGTGGACCCCGAACGCATCGGAATCATCGGCATTTGCGGGTGGGGCGGCATGGCGGTGAACGCGGCGGCTATCGACACCCGCATCAAGGCGACGGTAGCGTCCACGATGTACGATATGAGCCGCGTGAACGCGAACGGCTATTTCGACGCGATGGACGCCGACGCCCGTTATGAGCTTCGCAAACAACTGAATGCCCAGCGCACCGCCGATGCGAAGAACGGTTCTTATGCGCTCGCGGGGGGCGTGCCCGATCCTCTGCCCGACGATGCCCCAGGATTCGTGAAGGATTACTACAATTACTATAAGACGCCCCGCGGCTACCACAAGCGTTCGCTCAACTCGAACGGCGGATGGAATACCACCTCCGCGCTCTCGTTCATCAATATGCCCCTGCTGGCGTACAGCGGTGAAATCCGCAGCGCCGTGCTCATGATTCACGGAGAAAAAGCCCATTCACGCTATTTCAGCGAGGATGCCTTCAAGAAATTGAAGGGGGATAACAAGGAGCTGATGATCATTCCCGGCGCGAGCCATGTGGACCTCTATGACAATCAAGCCGGGGTTATTCCTTTCGGCAAAATCGAGCAGTTCTTTCAGGAGCATCTGAAATAA
- a CDS encoding aldo/keto reductase yields the protein MEEVTLNNGVVMPILGFGVFQIPDAAECERCVLDAIGAGYRSIDTAQIYGNEEAVGRAAEKSGVPREELFLTTKVWITNGGYEKAKASIDESLRKLRTDYVDLLLIHQPFNDYYGTYRAMEEANRAGKVRAIGVSNFYPDRFVDLAEFCEIKPAVNQVETHVFNQQVKARELMAKYGTRMESWGPFAEGRNGFFTNPVLKDIGEKYGKAPAQTALRFLIQRGVIVIPKTTHRERMEENFNVFDFELSREDMGAIARLDRGESLFLCHQDPESVLYLINYGK from the coding sequence ATGGAAGAAGTTACATTAAACAACGGAGTTGTCATGCCCATCTTGGGCTTTGGAGTTTTTCAGATTCCCGACGCCGCAGAGTGCGAGCGCTGCGTGCTGGACGCGATCGGCGCCGGCTACCGTTCCATTGATACGGCCCAGATTTACGGCAATGAGGAGGCCGTAGGCCGCGCGGCGGAGAAGAGCGGGGTGCCGCGCGAGGAATTGTTCCTCACCACGAAGGTGTGGATTACCAACGGCGGGTATGAAAAGGCGAAGGCTTCCATTGACGAGTCCCTGCGCAAGCTGCGCACGGATTACGTGGACCTGCTGCTCATCCACCAGCCCTTCAACGATTATTACGGCACTTACCGGGCCATGGAAGAGGCTAACCGGGCCGGAAAGGTCCGCGCCATCGGCGTGAGCAATTTTTATCCGGACCGTTTTGTGGACCTGGCGGAGTTCTGCGAGATCAAGCCCGCCGTCAACCAGGTGGAAACGCACGTGTTCAACCAGCAGGTGAAGGCCCGGGAGCTGATGGCGAAGTACGGTACCAGGATGGAATCCTGGGGGCCCTTCGCGGAAGGCCGCAATGGATTTTTCACGAATCCGGTGCTGAAGGACATCGGAGAGAAGTACGGCAAGGCTCCGGCGCAGACGGCCCTGCGCTTCCTGATCCAGCGCGGCGTCATCGTCATTCCGAAGACGACCCACCGGGAAAGGATGGAGGAGAATTTCAACGTCTTTGACTTTGAACTTTCCCGGGAGGACATGGGGGCCATCGCCAGGCTGGACCGCGGAGAGAGCCTTTTCCTGTGCCATCAGGACCCGGAGTCAGTCCTGTACCTGATCAATTACGGAAAGTAA
- a CDS encoding EamA family transporter — MAVYPITEPPGRLGVITAYLMIYVVWGSTYYFIGTALQGFPPFLLGGMRFCTAGLLLLLAGRARGEDIFRGPLVRKSAVSGIILLFVDMAVVMLAQQYLSSSLVAIIASSTAIWIIALDVPMWRRNFRSISVLAGIAAGFLGVGLLFAEQLGREEGGGQGAHGILLLVFGCVSWALGTLYAKYRSCAEEAVNNVGGAAWQMLAAGVMFWCWALVRKEPENMDWEEVPASAWLSLLYLVLFGSVLAYTSYIWLLKVRPAAEVGTHAYVNPLVAVVLGCAAGGEGMTWARMAGLFVILGSIALVRRTPPEDSAGKGRALSPAAAMAYRKGISCRESEK, encoded by the coding sequence ATGGCTGTTTATCCAATCACGGAGCCGCCGGGCCGGCTGGGAGTCATCACCGCGTATCTGATGATTTACGTGGTGTGGGGATCCACCTATTATTTTATCGGGACGGCGCTGCAGGGGTTCCCTCCGTTTCTGCTGGGCGGAATGCGCTTCTGCACGGCGGGGCTCCTTCTGCTGCTGGCCGGGCGGGCAAGGGGGGAGGATATTTTCCGGGGTCCCCTGGTCCGGAAGTCCGCCGTCAGCGGCATTATCCTCCTTTTCGTGGATATGGCCGTCGTCATGCTGGCCCAGCAGTATTTGAGCAGCAGCCTGGTGGCGATCATCGCATCGTCCACGGCCATCTGGATTATCGCGCTGGATGTTCCCATGTGGCGCAGGAATTTCCGGAGCATTTCCGTTTTGGCGGGGATAGCGGCCGGATTCCTGGGAGTGGGCCTTTTGTTCGCGGAGCAGCTTGGACGGGAGGAAGGGGGCGGCCAGGGCGCGCACGGTATCCTGCTGCTGGTTTTCGGCTGCGTTTCCTGGGCTTTGGGGACGCTGTACGCCAAGTACCGTTCCTGCGCGGAGGAGGCGGTCAACAATGTGGGCGGGGCGGCGTGGCAGATGCTCGCGGCGGGGGTGATGTTCTGGTGCTGGGCCCTCGTCCGGAAGGAGCCGGAGAACATGGATTGGGAGGAAGTTCCTGCTTCCGCGTGGCTGTCACTCCTTTATCTGGTGCTGTTCGGCTCCGTCCTGGCGTACACCAGCTATATCTGGCTGCTGAAGGTTCGTCCGGCGGCGGAAGTAGGGACGCACGCCTATGTGAACCCCCTGGTGGCCGTCGTCCTGGGGTGCGCGGCGGGAGGGGAAGGGATGACGTGGGCGCGGATGGCCGGGCTGTTCGTCATCCTGGGGAGCATCGCGCTGGTGAGGAGAACGCCTCCGGAAGATTCCGCCGGGAAAGGGCGCGCGCTTTCCCCTGCGGCCGCCATGGCGTACAGAAAGGGAATATCGTGCCGGGAATCTGAAAAATGA
- a CDS encoding flavodoxin: MKTISMICTLAAALMTGAGCSGQEQPKVSVEPAKVLVAYYSWGGNTKYAAAQIQKATGGTLFEIKPVKPYPSGYRECTVQAKKEIQEGVRPELAARVEDMGKYDVIFIGSPNWWSTIAPPVASFLASHDLSGKTVIPFVTHGGGGMARCGDEVRKLCPKSTVLKGGAFAGEGIRTARPALVKWVNDTITINK, encoded by the coding sequence ATGAAAACAATATCAATGATATGCACGCTGGCGGCCGCCCTGATGACGGGGGCCGGATGCTCGGGACAGGAACAGCCCAAGGTTTCCGTGGAACCTGCCAAGGTGCTCGTCGCCTACTATTCATGGGGCGGCAATACGAAGTACGCCGCCGCGCAGATTCAGAAGGCGACGGGCGGAACCCTGTTTGAAATCAAGCCGGTCAAGCCTTACCCGTCCGGGTACCGGGAATGTACGGTACAGGCCAAAAAGGAGATTCAGGAAGGCGTCAGGCCGGAGCTGGCCGCCAGGGTGGAGGACATGGGCAAGTACGACGTGATTTTCATCGGCAGTCCCAACTGGTGGAGCACGATTGCGCCTCCGGTCGCCTCTTTCCTGGCAAGCCACGACCTTTCCGGCAAGACGGTGATTCCGTTTGTGACGCACGGAGGCGGCGGCATGGCGCGCTGCGGGGACGAGGTGCGGAAGCTGTGCCCCAAGTCCACCGTTCTCAAGGGCGGAGCTTTTGCCGGGGAAGGCATCCGGACGGCCAGGCCCGCGCTGGTCAAGTGGGTCAATGACACGATCACCATCAACAAATAA
- a CDS encoding metallophosphoesterase, which produces MILIFGALLAVYVFCRAILPLRLKWGWKALLAVLLAVAAFKFHLLHLFGGPMFFSPVLPEGVLLAAAWLFSVLFLFFFLLLAADAARLLYLLVLFCLRKKRTERFRIIGNRVNLVLLAFAAVLATVGMVGGTGVPRVKEETISVNHLPDGADGLAVAVLADLHVDGITRADCIRKIVERTNALNPDIVIIAGDFVDGTVPVHGDDLRPLADLKARYGVFGVPGNHEYYSGYEEWMKFLPTLGIRMLHNEHVLTGGDAVVLAGVTDPVAGIMGKEVPDIRKALAGAPEKGVRILASHQPRLAPEAAAHGVDLQVSGHTHGGMIAGIDRLVARFNEGFVSGLYTVGEMKLYVSNGAGIWNGFPIRIGVPSEIVLIRLRKEE; this is translated from the coding sequence ATGATACTGATTTTCGGAGCACTGCTGGCGGTTTACGTTTTCTGCCGCGCCATTCTGCCGCTTAGGCTGAAATGGGGCTGGAAGGCCCTGCTTGCCGTCCTTCTGGCGGTGGCGGCGTTCAAATTCCATCTGCTGCATTTGTTTGGCGGCCCCATGTTTTTCTCCCCGGTTCTGCCGGAAGGCGTCCTGCTGGCGGCCGCATGGCTGTTCTCCGTGCTTTTCCTGTTCTTTTTCCTGCTGCTGGCGGCGGACGCGGCGCGCCTCCTGTACCTGCTGGTTCTGTTCTGCCTGCGGAAGAAGAGGACGGAACGGTTCCGCATCATTGGCAACCGGGTGAACCTTGTCCTGCTGGCTTTCGCCGCCGTACTGGCTACCGTGGGGATGGTCGGAGGCACCGGGGTGCCGCGGGTAAAGGAGGAAACGATTTCCGTGAACCATCTGCCGGATGGGGCGGACGGCCTGGCAGTCGCCGTGCTGGCGGACCTTCATGTGGACGGCATCACGCGGGCGGACTGCATCAGGAAAATTGTGGAACGCACGAATGCCCTGAATCCGGACATCGTCATTATTGCCGGGGACTTCGTGGACGGGACGGTTCCCGTGCACGGGGATGATTTGAGGCCGCTTGCGGATTTGAAGGCCAGGTACGGGGTGTTCGGCGTGCCGGGCAATCATGAGTATTATTCCGGTTATGAGGAGTGGATGAAGTTCCTGCCCACCCTGGGCATACGGATGCTTCACAATGAGCACGTGTTGACGGGGGGAGATGCGGTGGTGCTGGCGGGGGTGACGGATCCTGTAGCCGGCATCATGGGGAAGGAGGTGCCGGATATACGCAAGGCGCTGGCGGGAGCCCCGGAAAAGGGGGTGCGCATCCTCGCCTCCCACCAGCCGCGCTTGGCCCCGGAAGCGGCCGCGCACGGCGTGGACCTCCAGGTTTCCGGCCATACGCACGGCGGCATGATTGCCGGCATTGACCGGCTGGTGGCTCGGTTCAACGAGGGCTTTGTGTCCGGATTGTACACGGTGGGGGAGATGAAGCTGTATGTCTCCAACGGGGCGGGGATTTGGAACGGCTTTCCCATCCGCATCGGCGTTCCTTCGGAAATCGTGCTGATCCGGCTCCGGAAAGAGGAATAA
- a CDS encoding flavodoxin family protein yields MSREKHMTRREALRKMGGATAGGMGLVIAAANAADVPGLSNSAHKERKMKALAINGSSRKDGNTADMLNVVLAELGKEGYETEHVQLAGSTVNACKACFGCAGRGNCVFGNDIFQELYDKMVKADAIILGSSTYSADVSSTLKAVIERASVVSDTNPGMFRHKVGGAVAVARRAGAMNAIDTINHFFLNKEMFVAGSTYWNIAYGRLPGEAMKDEEAVANMKNLGQNIAWLLGRLK; encoded by the coding sequence ATGAGCAGGGAAAAGCATATGACACGGCGCGAAGCGCTCAGAAAGATGGGTGGGGCAACCGCAGGAGGGATGGGGCTCGTCATCGCCGCCGCAAATGCCGCCGATGTGCCGGGATTATCCAATAGTGCACACAAAGAGCGGAAAATGAAAGCACTGGCAATCAACGGCAGTTCACGGAAAGACGGAAATACGGCAGATATGCTGAATGTAGTCTTGGCAGAATTGGGAAAAGAAGGATATGAGACGGAACATGTCCAATTGGCTGGTTCCACGGTCAACGCCTGCAAGGCGTGTTTCGGCTGTGCAGGGAGAGGGAACTGCGTATTCGGCAATGATATTTTCCAGGAATTGTATGATAAGATGGTGAAAGCGGATGCCATTATCCTGGGGTCTTCCACCTATTCGGCAGATGTCTCGTCCACACTGAAAGCGGTTATCGAAAGGGCCAGCGTGGTGAGCGACACAAATCCGGGGATGTTCCGCCACAAAGTAGGTGGAGCGGTTGCGGTTGCCCGCCGTGCCGGGGCCATGAACGCGATCGACACGATCAACCATTTCTTCCTGAACAAGGAAATGTTTGTTGCAGGCTCTACTTATTGGAACATCGCTTATGGCCGTCTGCCCGGTGAGGCGATGAAAGATGAAGAAGCCGTCGCGAATATGAAAAATCTCGGTCAGAATATAGCGTGGCTATTGGGCCGTTTGAAATAA
- a CDS encoding DUF362 domain-containing protein translates to MRNNMTRRAWLQSSTAALACLALPEYALGAAAEKNGASRVWMTKEISPEALVRIYEALGRPATGKAAVKISTGEPGGRNFLSPALIKGLVHRVNGTIVECNTAYGGKRSRTEDHLRAAKEHGFSDIARVDIMDAEGEFTIPVKDRKHLEYDIVGSHLKNYDFMINLAHFKGHAMGGFGGVIKNQSIGVASASGKAYIHSAGKTRDVAAVWNNLAAQDDFLESMAASAQAVADYFGDRILYINVMNKLSIDCDCDAHPHDPEMKDIGILASLDPVALDQACLDLVYAVKPSAGDNSKPLIERIESRHGRHTVDYAEQIGLGTRKYALKELEPQQGVHW, encoded by the coding sequence ATGAGAAACAATATGACGAGAAGAGCGTGGCTCCAGTCTTCCACCGCGGCCCTGGCGTGCCTGGCCTTGCCGGAATATGCGCTGGGCGCGGCCGCGGAGAAGAACGGAGCTTCCAGGGTATGGATGACGAAGGAGATTTCTCCGGAGGCTCTCGTAAGGATTTACGAGGCCCTGGGGCGTCCGGCCACGGGAAAGGCGGCCGTCAAGATCAGCACCGGGGAGCCGGGCGGCCGCAATTTCCTGAGTCCGGCCCTGATCAAGGGCCTGGTGCACCGCGTGAACGGCACCATCGTAGAGTGCAATACGGCTTACGGCGGCAAGCGGTCCCGGACGGAGGACCACCTCCGTGCCGCGAAGGAGCACGGTTTTTCCGACATTGCCAGGGTGGACATCATGGACGCGGAGGGAGAGTTCACCATCCCGGTAAAGGACAGGAAGCACCTGGAATACGACATCGTGGGGAGCCATCTGAAGAACTACGATTTCATGATCAACCTGGCCCACTTCAAGGGGCACGCCATGGGCGGCTTCGGCGGCGTGATCAAGAACCAGTCCATCGGCGTGGCTTCCGCAAGCGGCAAGGCGTACATCCATTCCGCCGGAAAAACGCGGGACGTTGCCGCCGTGTGGAACAATCTGGCCGCGCAGGACGACTTTCTGGAGTCCATGGCCGCCTCCGCTCAGGCGGTGGCCGATTACTTCGGGGACAGGATTCTGTATATCAACGTGATGAACAAGCTGTCCATTGACTGCGATTGCGATGCCCACCCCCATGACCCGGAGATGAAGGACATCGGCATTCTGGCTTCCCTTGACCCGGTGGCGCTGGACCAGGCCTGCCTGGACCTCGTTTACGCCGTCAAGCCTTCCGCCGGAGACAACAGCAAACCCCTGATCGAGCGCATTGAAAGCCGTCATGGGCGGCACACGGTGGATTATGCCGAACAGATAGGCCTGGGTACCAGGAAGTATGCGCTGAAGGAGCTGGAACCGCAGCAGGGCGTTCATTGGTGA
- a CDS encoding flavodoxin family protein: protein MSKKILIISSSPRKGGNSDLLCDEFMKGARDAGHDVEKVRLAEKRIGYCRGCGVCHDTHACLQKDDMEELLDKLLEADVIVLATPVYFYTLCGQMKTFIDRTVPRYLDIRDKEFYFILAAAEDNRANMERTVECFRGFLDCLEGAVEKGVVYGTGAWKMGGIKGNPAMKQARIMGIGV from the coding sequence ATGAGCAAGAAGATTTTAATCATTTCCTCCAGTCCGCGCAAGGGCGGCAATTCCGACCTCCTGTGCGATGAGTTCATGAAGGGGGCGCGGGACGCAGGGCATGACGTGGAGAAGGTGCGCCTGGCGGAGAAGCGCATCGGCTATTGCCGCGGCTGCGGCGTGTGCCATGACACCCACGCCTGCCTCCAGAAGGACGATATGGAAGAGTTGCTGGACAAGCTGCTGGAAGCGGATGTCATCGTGCTGGCCACTCCCGTGTATTTTTATACGCTGTGCGGCCAGATGAAGACGTTTATCGACCGCACGGTCCCCCGTTATCTGGACATCCGTGACAAGGAGTTTTACTTCATTCTGGCCGCGGCGGAGGATAACCGGGCCAATATGGAGCGCACCGTGGAGTGCTTCCGCGGTTTTCTGGACTGCCTGGAAGGGGCGGTGGAGAAAGGCGTGGTTTACGGCACCGGGGCCTGGAAGATGGGCGGCATCAAGGGCAATCCGGCCATGAAGCAGGCCAGAATCATGGGGATAGGGGTTTGA